In the genome of Schistocerca piceifrons isolate TAMUIC-IGC-003096 chromosome X, iqSchPice1.1, whole genome shotgun sequence, the window tttacgtttcgtagatgttgattgggaagatgatttACTAATTGCGAGAAACTCCCCATGAGTGCCAGTGTCTCCGAAGGTGCACCCCTTCCAACTGGCGGCTCCCTTCACAAGGGGTGCACCCGCCTTtgatgactgttcacacctcaggtcacacttccaGAACAATCGAGAcaaatcggcaatttgggaagctTGCAGTTCAGACAATCACCTCTCCCTCGGCCTGCCTTATCAGGggatacgtgcgaaccctacctgtcgacctggggctgggaaataCGCGTTACCCAGCCACATGTTACGAGTCAGATGCATGGGCAGTCCATTAGGattgcacagggaggaagaagaaaaagaggaacctcaaacgccgactGGAGGAGCCAGGAGAATagagacaaagaaagggaaagggagtGAAAAACAACagtgagactgttcttacgtcagcGACAAACAATGCAGTACATTCCCAATAAggatcccagacatgttccccagggGAGGGGaacaagaatagcaagaggatagacctGCAGCACAGAAGGGGAAAaacgctgcaaaggctggggcccgtggtagccaagcacgaacccccccaaagagtggcgagccccctgagGGGGCCTGCGTCAGTGTTAGGAGCATGCttcgagcagccgtttgcctgGATGACTGCGTGTTCGAATACGATCACCGAGCTGTTGTAATAAGAAATATGAGTCATCCGACTGGGTGACATTTTTCCACTGATTCACAGCCCAATCTCAACGATCTTGTGgcaactgcaatcgtaattgacgatgtcgtcgggTAAACATGGCGATACTTAAGGGTTGTCTGCTGCAAAGCCCCATGTTCAAAAATGTGCGCTACTTTACGCAGCAGGCAAACCTCCGATCTTCACAATTGCTGATGAGGCGTAGAAGTCCAACAACTTCTCGCCTACTCGTGATTTCACCTTCATTCAACCACTGTCCACAGACGCTCGCTACAGTATGACGAAGACAACTGACCCAGGTGCTGGGCCATAAGAATCTGTCCATTATCAAAGGTGATTGTGTCAGTAGATTTTCCCCACGTACCCCCAACGCCATCACAGGCGCAGTTCTATCTCGAAAATGATCTTCCACTGACAAGAGTCCACTTTGAAACACATTTCATCCGATTTGACCATTGCATGAAAAGGAATTGCAATGACGATTTCGGTGATTAAACGCAATTTGTGGCAAAAATGAACGGCTATGTCTGAGAAAACGAAACTGTGCTGCTATCGATAGTGGTGTCAATATAGTCGAATCGTACAGTCACTTACATCTCTGGTTTTCCAGCAATATGTGGTATGTTCGTGCATTAAACGTGTGGTCACTGTTAGCAGCTGACAATAACGCCTAGGATGCAGTGGTTGAACGCTGATGTAGAGCCTACTGTAATCGAGACGGCATAAGAAGCTCCCTCACAGCTCGCAGTGCTGTTGCAAGGTTTCAACTGCGAAGTACTGACTGCTGAAGCCGAGAACAGCAGCCATCTATAGCGCTGTGACAAGACTGAGGTAATGCAATAGAGGCGTTTAAAAATTCGAGTTACATTATTGATAGATATACGCCCACAAATATGCGACACCCAGACCACTGCAACTGTCAGCCAAGCCCGCAGAAGCAAAGCCCGCAGAAGCAAAGCCCGCAGAAGCAAAGCCCGCAGAAGCAAAGCCCGCAGAAGCAAAGCCCGCAGAAGCAAAGCCCGCAGAAGCAAAGCCCGCAGAAGCAAAGCCCGCAGAAGCAAAGCCCGCAGAAGCAAAGCCCGCAGAAGCAAAGCCCGCAGAAGCAAAGCCCGCAGAAGCAAAGCCCGCAGAAGCAAAGCCCGCAGAAGCAAAGCCCGCAGAAGCAAAGCCCGCagaaggctcagagccatttgaaccatttcattaatACACCACgaaaagtttttgtaaacattccaGATTAACTCACCCtgaaaatgtaatattttaaaatACGGTGCAAATCTGCGTCAAGCAGTAGTCAGGCTGTTGACTGCGTTATATACAGGgttgtcagaaaatgtctgaaacgcttgtcttgatgttgtagggcagattgtactgagacataaatgttaagaaaaaatgcgatacgttgcgctgtttccgagttatttagcgttgaagttagccaataaggtcgTTGCGCGCGCGAATTCAAGTTTCTGCTAGCCAAACAGAGCACTCGTTAGGTAACACCGACCCTGGCAGGACGCctgaatgtgagcgcgcgacgcccagattggctaacttcaatgctaaataactcggaaacggcgcaacgtgtcgCATTTTTTCCTTAACATTCATGTCTCAGTgcaatctgccctacaacatcacgacaagggtttcagacattttctgaccaccctgtgtatcaACTGTTCACCACTCCTCTCCCCGTTCCCCTCCGTCCCATCTTTTTCTCACTCTGTCTGAATGGTTACAAATTATGACCAGAAATTCGTTAAGTATAAAGATAGGGAAGATAATGTTGCAGTGTTGCATAATGTTAAAAACTTAACATACTTCAGCTGTCTCGTGTTAACAGGCTCTTTAGAGAACCGGAGAATTTCGGAGCAATGTATCGGACTTCGAGTGCATAATAATTACATCCGCATATTGCAAGGCATCAAACGCTGACAGATTTCCGCTGATAACCAGTATATGCGTATGgtgttaaatattattttattaattcatcGCGGAAAAATTGTTTCTGTTCGTAAATATGAGTCACAAGTTATTGTAATTCGGTGCTCAAATTCAGCCACGCCAATCGTCGTACAGGGATTTTGAGTTTTTTTATTTGCCTCACATTGGGGAATTTTTCGTTGTGTTATTCATTCTGTCCTCAATTCAGTTTCCACAAGATGATAAATGAGGAAACAATACTAGAACTACAGAATCCGCAAGTTAAGAGACGTCTTACGAAGTGAGAGAAACTAACAAGTAACACTAGCTAAGTGCCACTCGTCGATTCCGATAAACTTCAGATATGTTGTAGTCTACGTCAAAATATGAGACacgtattctttttctttttatacgTGCCCATACGGCCACTGCAGTGGTGAAAACCctcctgaagcgaatgccgttgATATCTGAGACCATATCGTCGAAACAGTATGAGACATAAAAAATGTTGAACATAATTTCCATCGTTGTTGCTGTACATTACAAGTGTACAATCACATCTTTAAATATTTTGATATATTTAGAAATTTCTCCGCCCCCTCACCTCGCTGTTAAAATACAGAGTATCTATAATTAAAATCTCAGTTTCAAAGCGCTGTAAAAATAACAAAGATTTTAcctacagatggcgctgtaatagtcttaACGTATGCACATATGGTCGGACACAGaagacagatgaatcgcaattcgAATGCTATGGAttcagttgcacattacaccatccgtactgtttAATGTACAGGACTGCTCAAGTTTGGCAGTCGCCAGTTGTGGCACTGTTTGTTGGGGAAGCCCATCGACACCCACGACGACGTCGCACCAAGACGGATGCGAAAAACAAGTTTttcattgtcctgaggccaaatatACCGGTTTCTAATTATCGTGGGGCAGCCGCAAGAAATTGCTGTCCATCGTGTTCTGCTAATAGTCAAAATCGAGAAACAGtatattccacaacagatcggagtgtacCGGGGGTAATTTTCAGAATGTGTTatgcaatgcatgccttcagttcAGTTACGTTCGTAATTGGACCACTGAGCACAGCTTTCAGATAATCCCAGTCAGAAGTCACACGGACTAACATCGGGTGATCTGGCCGGCCAGGCTGTaaagaaatgacggctgataattcttgcacttccgAAATGCCTCCGCAGCAGCCACGTTACCGGCCGTTTAATGTGCGGAGAAGCGTcaaattgcataaaaatgattctactcacacatccatgctgttgaaggCTTGGAATGACGATGGTGTGCGAAAGATCCTCATAACGTCTATCACTGACggcacaggtaacaggacccgcagaactcattcttttgaaaaaatacggccctacgatgGACGATGTGGACAGCCTGCACCACAATAACCTTTGCAGGATAATGTGGTAGTCCCCAGTTTATGAGCGTGCGGATCATCTGTtacccatattctgcagttctgcgtattgCCATGTCCTACAAGATGGAAATGAGCTTTATCTGTCCACAGGATGTTCTATGGCCATTCATTTTCCACTTCAATACGAGCAAGGAATTTCAGAGCGAAAGTTTGTCTTACTGACAGGTCAGTAAGTAACAATCCCAGAATATGGGCGATTCTGTATGGATAGTAGTGCAgggtgtttcataggattttatgcaccgtgcttccaggcatgtccaacgttcgggaaTTTCTCCGTACACTGCATGTCCGCACACCGCCCCTCGATCCCTTCTGCAGTGTTGTGACCAAATCTTCGATAGACGTctagacgtcggatcaactgctttcctccctatgcgacattgaactttttttttaaaaaaaacctgtcTCTTAGAATTCTGGAATAATTTTCCCCAAACCCCTAGCTGacatttttcatacccttgagcgtctggaacttctgcagagctactggcgcacagtcaccgttcttgtaaaacagCTTTACTAGTAGCGCGCAATCATGTTGGGCTTTTCAGGCTAAAACTGGTGGACAGCCGTGTGCCACGGGTCTGTTGATGTGCATACTctgttacagagccatctatcgcTCAAAAGTTTGttaaattgtttttgtttcatGATGTTTTCTCCATAGTCaataatttgacgtcattctgagcagttatTCTCGTTCTGCTACGTTTTGAAATTATAACTTTAATTACGGACACCCTTTACATCCACTACGTTGCTTGGCTAGTTGTGCCGCGTTTATTATGATAAAAAACCATAGAAATAGAACACATAAAGGTAACTATAAATAAAACACTATCTGAATAACAGGAACTataaacgaaaaataaaaagtGACGGCGACTTTTTATTCGAAATTTCGCCAGAACTTCATAGCAAGATTTTGATTTTTTGCTCGAGAAAATGAGAATGCCGTTCTATGCACGATACTGTTACACGTAATGCAGTTCCTGCAGCGATAATGTTGGCAACAACATGGCGTTATCCGGCAACTGGGGACTCATAACCAAGTTCgaactatttatttttcatttcaaagCAGAGATTTTCAGTGATTACCGGTATTCCTGATACTTGTTCTCTCAATTTTTTGTGCGAAAACTCGCCAAGAAAATGCATATTCattcacagttctcacatgcacaTTTCATAAGTTTGTAGGCTACTTCATCTCTTTTTTCGTACTGTTAGACTCATCTTCTTTAAGGCAATATTATCCGAGACTGTGTGTTACTTCTAGTATCTGTCAAGCCAAACTCACACTTGGCACTCGGGGCATCGCATCTCAAATTCTTCCTCTAATAATCTTCAGAAGTGATGTTCCATACGGTATCTCTTTGCCTGTAATCATCTATAAATGTCAGCGTTGTTTCTTTGGGATCAACATACATCAATACACACATATCGCCTCAAAACATGACCAGAAAATAGAGCACAACGAAATGCACGTGGACGCCAGTTCTCTGTCGTCTGCTATACGGCGCAAGAGAGACCGACGAAACGCCTGGAGCAATGCGCTACGACGCACGACCTTTATTCCTTCTAAACTAAGCATGCACAAAGGTGTCGCGTGCTTGCGCTGTTTGAAATGTGCGCATATGTGACGCTCAACCGAATAAGGGCATCGAGTGGACCGTGCAAGGCGAGACCGAGTCCTCGAGGCATGTGAGCCGGAGCTCTGCGTAACGATGCGACAGGTGACTGTCCGCCCCAATCTCTCACGCTCCGCCGGCGCTCGTGGAGCGCCCGCCAAGGCAGAGCAGGCGGAAGGCCTGCTATCTGCGAACCGTGACGGGCCGCCTCGCAGTCACAAAGCGCGCTCTTGTCCGCCGCCACTAGACAAGGCGGCCTTCTGACGGGGGTCCTCGCCGAATTGGACGTCTCTGCGCTCCTATGAATAGATTCATCTGCCATCAACGTATGCGTGAAAGTGTATGCTCGTGTGAGTGGTGTAGTGTTTCCGAAGAGGGGGATAGGAATGGCCACAAAGCGTCTGTACGCAAGTGTTTCAGAACAAAACAAATATAGTGAAAAACACTTAACGCGAAACTGAGGGGACCGAACTACTTTTCTGTGCAAAAACAATGTACTATGAATAAAGTGGAATTCTAGATAAAATTTGACCTTTGACTGCCGtgctctacaactacatctacatgaatactctgaaaatcacattcaagtgcctggcagagggttcatcgaaccaccttcacaattttctattattccaatctcgtatggcacgcggaaagaatgaacacctgtatctttccgtacgagctctgatttcccttattttatcgtggtggtcgttcctccctatgtaggtcggtgtcaacaaaatattttcgcattcggaggaggaagttggtgatgggaatttcgtgagaagattccgtcgcaacggaaacgcctttcttttaatgatgtccagcccaaatcctgtatcatttctgtgacactctctcccatattttgtgataatacaaaacgtgctgcctttcttttaactttttcgatgtactcaatcagtcctatctggtaaaaatCCTATacagcccagcagtattctaaaagaggacggacaagcgtagtgtaggcagtctcctccgtaggtctgttatattttgtaagtgtactgccaataaaacgccatctttggttagccttccctaccacattttctgtgttccttccaatttaggtggttcgtaattgtaattcctaggtatttagttgaatttacggctaaaTGGACAGACCCGTCGCTCTTCGTATTCCACACCCATCCCCCCCTCCGTTAATAAACCACaccccttccttccccatcccctttcctacgtcacgcgcctttTTCCGAAATAGGCCAATTAGAGGTCTTCTTAGCCAAAAAACACATTTAGCCGAGCTACAGCTCAGTATTTTTCTGTCCAAACGCATTTATCGACTACTTCTTAAGCCATAAAAATTTCTTGAAAATAAACATATCAGAGAGCTTCCTACTTGCAAGGATGGGCAGCGCATATTACCACTTTCATTCAATGGTATTGGCAACTTACTAATGTATACATGTCATTGGAGATATTTGCATAGTCACcaatgtttgtttgttttccatACCCCATGAGTTTAAGCAGTGAAATGTTACACTATGAGCAGTTTCAAAGTCTATTATTTGCTTGTTTTTATAGATTTTCTATTTTCGATATAACTACTGTGAGCAATGCAAAGCTAAACATGCGGGTGTTGAACTTATGTCTATCGGAAACTGATGCTAACGTAATGCCCCAGTATCATTTCGTATTTTAAGGTTTTGAAAATTAAAGGATTTGAAGTTACGGACATTTCCTCAGCGAAATAAGTAACCTATTTTTTATTTGGAAATGAGCTTTAGGTATTTGTGAGTAAAGTGCAAAGCTGTTTGTTTACTTATTATATGTATTACAGTTTTACACTTTTAATTAACTACTTTCCAAGTACATCGTCCTTAATTTTAATAATAGCATTGTCTGTGATGTGTGGGCAGCTTCTGTTACTGAAAGTACTGTTCAAGACAGAGTAGGTATAAAGAACAAACTACCATCATATGACGCTTTTAGAAGTTCCTCAGTGATGATTTATTTCACTGGAGACCATTTTAGGGGGAAGATGATAATGAATAAGGTTCTACATCCGAAAAGTATGTTCCACTGTGGAGTGGAAATAGTTTCTTCTTATCTACTCGATAAACAAAACTGATGTAGCAACTGAGAAAGAACGGCTGCAAATATTCACAATATCAGTACCGCTCATCAAATGTTTCTAGTGCACACCTAGAATACTTACAACAAAACCCTCTATCAACTCCACAGGACAATAAACTATTTGAAACTCAACAAAATTATAACCAATGTGATTTGTTTTCAAATTACATTTACGTAAGCTCAAGTAGTGAATCTCATACAGCACACGAAGTCAAGGTAGGAGCACAGAGATCTTCGTTAAATAATGAAACTAGGAAAAAGTAAGCAGAAAACGGAACTGAACAAACTACGATACGGTTTGCTTATGCTGGTAGCAACTTACCTGACAAAACCTACAGTCACATGTCACGTGACAGGTAAAGCAAAACAAATAGCTGAAAAAATATCAAGAGAAATgcagaagagaaaaagaaattaaacgtgctcatgaaaaacacacgaATAAAACAAAGAGCCattgtaaaaaataatgttaacGGAGGACTAAGTCTGATCCGTCAGACTCCAAATGAATGAGAgaaaaaacaaacagaaacaaaGCAAAAGATTCAGCAGCACCAACGTTCAGAAGTCAGTCCGAAATACAAAAACAGTAGCCTCAAGAAACCGGTTCTCTCTTTCAAGTATCTTACACCCACCACAGTGCTAAGCTCGCACACTAATACTTAGGTGAACATTACGAACTAGAGAATAACAGAAGTATAGCTGCAGCTGTAAATATACTACAATCGCTGCAAGATATTTTAATATCATGTACAAGGAACGTATGTTACAACATCGAAGAGAGAATGTACCCTTTCCACATATGAAGAAAATCTAATAAAAGAAACTGGCAGTATGTTAAATGACCAAAAATACATATTACATACTTTGAGACTGAGCAGTATATGCAGAAAATAACGCCCAGTGATTCATTGCATGTAAATCTGCAGCCCGTATCTCTGTAATATGACAAATAAGACATGTGCAAGTTCAACATGCTCAATAAGTCTCGACTTGGCTGACACCTTGCTGAATAAGAATACATACAgaacactttttttcattttcattcgtGCTCCTCTTGTGAAATACTCTTCCTGGAGAGTAAGCATTCACTTCCTCTTACTGTGACATAAAACTACCAGTGTAGTGGTGACTTAATTAGTAGCTCTGTATTTGTGGGATCAGGATACTCGATCTGCAGTGTTCTTATATGTTCTCTGTACCTGATATTAAAATTTATTGCAATCATCCTAATGCCTCTACAGTTACAGCTATTACACTTTACTTCCTACATTCTTGACCTACTGTAATGTATTTATCTTTCTTTTCCTTCGCGGTTTTTAAATTCTTTTGCGTTGTGCAATTTGTCCGcgctttttttccttttgtgtttGCGTTTTGAAACGAGTTTTCCGATGTGAATGGGCATTGCATGTTACACTTACttgttagtatacagggtgttacaaaacggtacggcaaactttcaggaaacattcctcacacacaaagaaagaaaatatataatgtggacatgtgtccggaaaagcttactttccatgttagagctcattttattacttctcttcaaatcacattaatcttggaatggaaacacacagcaacagaacgtaccagtgtgacttcaaacacttcgttacaggaaatgttcaaaatgtcctccgttagcgaggatacatgcatccaccctccgtcgaatggaatccctgatgcgctgatgcagccctggagaatggcgtattgtatcacagccgtccacaatacgagcacgaagagtgtctacatttggtaccggggttgcgtagacaagagctttcaaatgcccccataaatgaaagtcaagagggttgaggtcaggagagcgtggaggccatggaattggtccgcctctaccaatccatcggtcaccgaatctgttgttgagaagcgtacgaacacttcgactgaagtgtgcaggagctccatcgtgtatgaaccacatgttgtgtcgtacttgtaaaggcacatgtcccgtatgaaatcattataacgtgctccattgagcgtaggtggaagaacatggggcccaatcaagacatcaccaacaatgcctgcccaaacgttcacagaaaatctgtgttgatgacatgattgcacaattgcgtgcggattctcatcagcccacacatattgattgtgaaaatttaaaatttgatcgcgttggaatgaagcctcatccgtaatgagaacatttgcactgaaatgaggattgacacattgttggatgaaccattcgctgaagtgtacccgtggaggccaatcagctgctgatagtgcctgcacacgctgtacatggtacggaaacaactggttctcccgtagcactctccatacagtgacgtgatcaacgttaccttgtacagcagcaacttctctgatgctgacattagggttatcgtcaactgcacgaagaattgcctcgtccattgcaggtgtcctcgtcgttctaggtcttccccagtcgcgagtcataggctggaatgttccgtgctccctaagacgccgatcaattgcttcgaacgtcttcctgtcgggacaccttcgttctggaaatctgtctcgatacaaacgtaccgcgccacggctattgccccgtgctaatccatacatcaaatgggcatctgccaactccgcatttgtaaacattgcactgactgcaaaaccacgttcgtgatgaacactaacctgttggtactacgtactgatttgcttgatgctacgtactgtagaggagtgagtcgcatgtcaacacaagcaccgaagtcaacattaccttccttcaattgggccaactggcggtgaatcgaggaagtacagtacatactgacgaaactaaaatgagctctaacatggaaattaagcgtttccggacacatttccacataacatcttttctttatttgtgtgtgatgaaagtttcctgaaagtttggccgtacctttttgtaacaccctgtatattgagtgtTCTTATCTTTGGTGTCTTCTATTTGTATCTTATTGTAATTGTGTTAGGTAACATGCATACTATCCTACTGCTTTATGCATTATTTTGTGCTAAGTTGATAATTACTTTTACCTCTTCTTGATAGTTCATTTTACTTAGAGAAGTTATGCATTATTTGTTAGCTGAATGAACTCGAACctgggcaaactgttggtgctcgtgtggtgggtgcttccatGACCAATGGAGACGAAATGTGTgtctcaagaggcaccgtatcgacgaTCTATACCGCATACAGGGTAAGTGGAATAACCTCATCCGTTAAGTCACAATGAGGACGATAGTATGTATCGAGTGGTCGTGACGGCCAAAGAGGGCTGTGACTAAAACTAAGAGGAGGACAACTGCTAAATTCACTGCAAAACCGAATGTGCACTCGCAAACGCTGTCAGCATCAAAGcagcacgaagggagctccataagcagggactTAAAGGGcgagctgtaattccaaaaccactcatcaacgATGCAAATGCCTTTAACAGGAAACTTGGAGTCAAAGCCATAAAATCCGGTAtacagcaatggaagaatgtcattcggTTGTATGAGTCTAGTTTCAAACAGTTTCCAAATCCTGGCCGAGTTGACGCCGAAAGAGCGAAACGTTGCAGGGGTTCGGTGATTAGCTCGGCAATCAGATTGTGGTATTCATGGGCCACATAGTTACTCTTCAATGTCGCATTCCTGCCAAGCATAATGCGACCGGTTTGACTGATCAGGTACATccgatggtacagtgtttgttccgcagtggtgatgctgttttccaagaACTCGGGCTCCTGTTCACGCGCCCCGCATCGTCCGgcgctggttttgtgagcacgacgaaGGTCAATTGCCGCGTCTTCCGTGACCACCACAGCCAGCAGATATCAATATCATTGGGCCTCtgtggcctactttggagagaagtgtgacTGACCGCCATGCACCTACATCACCGTTACCTggacttgccactattttacaggaagaatggagTAAGGTTCCCTTGAAACCCACTAGGAAactttatttatccattccgaaacgaaTGGAAGCTGCTCTGATGGCCGATGGTTTTCCTGTAGCGCATTAAGCATAGTAAGGTGTGGTGtgtttggtgtttccatgtttttgtccaacccctgtacattAGGCTAGAAATGGaataatttgaaag includes:
- the LOC124722602 gene encoding neurofilament heavy polypeptide-like: MPNGAWILATAARGSSPTLRQFLERDKKERLEGGDPIYAHKYATPRPLQLSAKPAEAKPAEAKPAEAKPAEAKPAEAKPAEAKPAEAKPAEAKPAEAKPAEAKPAEAKPAEAKPAEAKPAEAKPAEAKPAEAKPAEGSEPFEPFH